A genomic stretch from Desulfurococcaceae archaeon MEX13E-LK6-19 includes:
- a CDS encoding DMT family transporter produces the protein MEYINQFYGVVLALLASVLWSLNPPIIKKFGYGISSIALNAMRAFMAMLFLVIIVIVYGFNVVFTPMGLLFILGSALIGPGIGDIMYIKSIRAVGAGRAITIGYTYVFVAQALAVVFLGEKITVGLVIGSFLALCGIYFVYLEGNDLEVSYRNLLMALIPAIAWGIGSVVNKYALFYADPISLGFIRAIVLSLVLLPFSSREIKKGVKSRRIVLVALVTGGLGYGIGIPLFLKAVDIVGVSVTVLATTLTPVLGRILSVVIAKEKIDLKGIIGTSLVILGIVIGVQ, from the coding sequence ATGGAGTATATAAATCAATTCTATGGAGTAGTATTAGCGTTACTGGCATCTGTTTTATGGAGTTTAAACCCTCCTATAATAAAGAAATTTGGTTACGGAATTTCATCAATAGCCCTAAATGCTATGAGAGCCTTTATGGCAATGCTTTTTCTAGTCATTATAGTAATTGTTTATGGTTTTAATGTCGTATTTACGCCCATGGGGCTACTTTTCATTCTTGGATCAGCATTAATAGGGCCGGGTATAGGAGACATAATGTACATTAAATCAATAAGAGCTGTAGGAGCAGGAAGAGCTATAACTATTGGTTATACGTATGTTTTCGTAGCTCAAGCTCTTGCAGTAGTATTTTTAGGCGAAAAAATAACCGTGGGCTTGGTTATTGGTTCTTTTCTTGCGTTGTGTGGTATATATTTTGTATACCTTGAGGGCAATGACTTAGAGGTAAGTTATAGGAACCTATTAATGGCGCTAATACCCGCTATTGCATGGGGTATAGGGAGTGTTGTGAATAAATATGCCTTATTTTACGCAGATCCAATATCATTGGGGTTTATTAGAGCTATTGTACTATCTCTTGTGCTATTACCTTTCTCTAGTAGAGAAATAAAGAAGGGGGTTAAGTCGCGTAGAATAGTCCTCGTTGCACTGGTGACTGGTGGATTAGGATATGGTATAGGTATACCATTGTTTCTTAAAGCAGTGGATATTGTTGGAGTCTCTGTGACAGTTCTTGCGACAACTCTTACACCAGTTCTAGGACGCATATTAAGCGTCGTAATCGCTAAAGAAAAAATAGACTTGAAAGGAATTATTGGCACATCATTAGTCATATTAGGAATAGTTATCGGGGTACAATAG
- a CDS encoding rubrerythrin, with translation MLSKNPLDIASGKKLDKDSIAQALRLAIIGELDAINLYLQLASAVDDAGVKKVLEDIAEEEKVHVGELLELLKKLDVEQAEALEKGTREVKELLTKC, from the coding sequence ATGTTATCTAAGAATCCACTAGATATCGCTTCCGGGAAAAAGCTTGACAAAGATAGTATAGCTCAAGCATTGAGACTTGCTATTATAGGAGAACTTGATGCTATAAACTTGTATTTGCAACTAGCTAGTGCTGTAGATGACGCGGGTGTAAAGAAGGTATTAGAGGATATAGCAGAAGAAGAGAAAGTACATGTCGGCGAGCTTTTAGAACTTCTTAAGAAACTTGATGTCGAGCAGGCTGAAGCTTTAGAGAAAGGGACAAGAGAAGTTAAAGAGCTATTGACTAAGTGTTGA
- a CDS encoding 16S rRNA methyltransferase, producing MLYMVLIESSLELVPKEIWGHPAVLKNARRRGKKPGEILLDTSIHYHAMKTLKNREKRGRPDIVHISLLNALSSPLNLEGKLRIYVHTLNDYVIFIRRDVRIPRNYNRFVGLMEQLLTVGKVPPDQSQPLMYVKDMSIQDLLDTLGRKLILLSETGTLMAPEKIAKKISDGNYIVGIGGFPHGDFRREIYDIADEVYAIYPKPLDTWVVVSRIIEAYERVIGIYPV from the coding sequence ATGCTGTATATGGTGCTAATAGAGTCTTCGCTTGAACTAGTACCAAAAGAAATCTGGGGTCATCCCGCTGTACTAAAAAATGCACGTAGGAGAGGAAAGAAGCCAGGAGAGATACTATTAGACACAAGCATTCATTACCATGCAATGAAGACTTTAAAGAATAGAGAGAAAAGAGGGCGGCCCGACATAGTACATATCTCTCTTCTTAATGCACTTAGTTCGCCATTGAACTTAGAGGGGAAACTAAGAATATACGTCCATACATTAAATGACTATGTTATATTCATTAGAAGAGACGTAAGAATACCACGTAACTACAATAGATTTGTCGGCTTAATGGAGCAATTGCTTACAGTAGGGAAAGTCCCTCCGGATCAATCGCAACCGTTAATGTATGTAAAAGATATGAGTATACAAGATCTCTTAGATACTCTTGGAAGAAAACTAATACTACTAAGTGAAACAGGTACACTCATGGCTCCAGAAAAAATTGCAAAGAAAATTAGTGATGGAAACTATATTGTCGGCATAGGAGGGTTTCCCCACGGTGATTTTCGTAGAGAAATCTATGATATAGCTGACGAAGTCTATGCTATATACCCCAAACCTCTTGACACATGGGTTGTTGTCTCAAGGATCATAGAAGCGTATGAGAGAGTGATAGGGATATATCCTGTGTAA
- a CDS encoding archaemetzincin family Zn-dependent metalloprotease has protein sequence MLRLLIVPLTRPLILDFIDFIKDEVSTILSKSLGENVEVLIWPSVENPPMKCFDWDRRQYLGSCIIEWLHSLFHEYTEEYIVVGIGYLDGYEPGLNFIFGEALPSLKICIVFTKRLNPTFYSLKYDYNLYLQRIVKEVIHELGHVLGLNHCTNRRCVMSFSNTIYDVDEKSAYFCDKCIAKIKSYISSTK, from the coding sequence ATGCTACGGCTTCTCATCGTGCCATTAACGAGACCACTTATACTTGATTTTATTGATTTCATAAAAGATGAGGTATCTACTATTTTATCGAAAAGTCTTGGAGAGAATGTAGAAGTACTCATATGGCCTTCTGTTGAAAACCCGCCAATGAAGTGTTTTGATTGGGATAGGCGGCAATACCTTGGTTCATGTATTATCGAGTGGCTACATAGTTTATTCCATGAGTATACTGAGGAATACATTGTAGTCGGGATAGGTTATTTAGATGGATATGAGCCAGGTCTTAACTTTATTTTTGGGGAAGCACTACCTAGTCTTAAGATCTGTATTGTATTTACAAAGAGGTTAAACCCCACCTTTTACAGTTTGAAATATGACTATAATCTATATCTCCAACGAATTGTTAAAGAAGTAATTCATGAACTAGGGCATGTACTAGGGTTGAATCACTGTACTAATAGACGCTGTGTAATGAGCTTTAGTAATACTATATATGATGTAGATGAAAAATCAGCATATTTCTGTGATAAATGTATAGCCAAGATCAAGAGTTATATATCCAGTACAAAATAG
- a CDS encoding archease: MGEIEERIAEKGLPGKFDYLEHPADVYIRAYGKDIIELFENSGLALFETMVDTSKVEPLVEKVIETEGFDLENLLYRWLEDLLTLYYSENLVFSEIIVKEIVIEKKNGDIYYRLRGLCKGEQYNQEKHEPRVEVKAVTYHLMKIVKDENEWRAYFVLDI; the protein is encoded by the coding sequence ATGGGAGAGATTGAGGAGAGAATTGCTGAAAAAGGATTACCAGGTAAATTCGATTACCTAGAACATCCTGCAGATGTTTATATTAGAGCCTATGGAAAAGACATAATCGAGTTATTTGAGAACTCTGGTCTCGCTCTATTCGAGACAATGGTTGATACAAGTAAAGTCGAACCATTGGTCGAAAAAGTCATTGAGACTGAAGGTTTTGATCTAGAGAATTTACTGTATCGCTGGCTAGAAGATCTTCTGACGTTATATTACTCCGAAAATCTCGTGTTCTCCGAAATAATAGTCAAGGAGATAGTTATCGAGAAAAAGAATGGTGACATATACTATAGACTTAGGGGATTATGCAAAGGAGAACAATATAATCAAGAGAAGCATGAACCACGAGTCGAAGTTAAAGCTGTTACTTATCATTTAATGAAAATAGTTAAGGATGAAAACGAGTGGAGAGCCTATTTTGTACTGGATATATAA
- a CDS encoding class I SAM-dependent methyltransferase, with protein sequence MRLDEKDLTMETIKAYDTLAKCYRRKPWRIISLVENHIPDDDIYIADIGCGKGQYIKYFLSKRKRIRIIAIDLSQVMVQEMYREIDQKHRVLPIVADAIQLPIMDNKVYASLYIAVIHHILSRNYRYQALKEAYRVLVNKGLILVTVWALKQLAFIPFIIKYYFKKILKILKIIKKAEKIYSKGKTYRRHYYLFTLNELINEIKSVGFIIEKKGIFYPSKKLLKPTKNYYVLARKPQ encoded by the coding sequence TTGAGATTAGATGAAAAAGATCTTACCATGGAGACCATTAAAGCATACGATACATTAGCAAAATGTTATAGGAGAAAACCATGGCGAATAATATCTCTTGTAGAAAACCATATACCCGATGATGACATCTATATTGCAGATATTGGTTGTGGGAAAGGTCAGTATATCAAATATTTTTTGTCAAAAAGAAAAAGAATAAGAATCATAGCAATAGATTTGTCGCAGGTTATGGTACAAGAAATGTATAGAGAAATTGATCAAAAGCATCGTGTGCTACCGATAGTTGCTGACGCAATACAACTCCCAATAATGGATAACAAAGTGTACGCTTCCTTATACATAGCTGTAATTCATCATATTTTATCAAGGAACTATAGATACCAAGCATTGAAAGAAGCTTATAGAGTACTCGTAAATAAGGGACTTATTCTTGTAACTGTATGGGCACTAAAACAATTAGCCTTCATTCCATTCATAATAAAGTACTACTTTAAGAAGATTCTTAAAATACTAAAAATAATCAAAAAAGCCGAAAAAATATACTCTAAGGGAAAAACATATAGAAGACATTACTATCTTTTCACACTAAATGAGTTAATTAACGAAATAAAATCAGTTGGATTCATTATCGAAAAGAAGGGCATATTTTATCCTTCGAAAAAACTCCTTAAACCAACCAAAAACTACTACGTACTTGCTAGAAAACCACAATAA
- a CDS encoding glycosidase, whose product MGQYSRAYGFEEALKIRRPATNDMAIRMGVISPDRIILHNYPIGNPISAFNAGAVYLQEIDALKLYVRIILGYYMYVSYIAELTVPLDDVFDGYINTNRYTGDIVIYPSTKYDVWGTEDPRVYELDGQLFMTYTGRSINYFNPRVYKNRTLPVTAVYNKELKTWVKKYVFVLSEEKFPETISNKDAFLHKTGNGEFYLFHRPHFSDDEFFLFISKIDKDELTHDGAGIKEVKIESAIEVLEPSPFESKLGWASPPINIDKDRAIVFVHAVDSDLVVYRVFALLLRLSKEEVVIEAVTPRYIMEPRHPYELVGDRPLTIFPCGSVKIDENTIVMTYGAGDFMVGIALISLNEVLSELDNGRIY is encoded by the coding sequence ATGGGGCAGTATTCTAGAGCCTATGGATTCGAGGAAGCATTAAAAATACGTAGACCAGCTACAAACGATATGGCAATAAGGATGGGTGTAATAAGTCCTGACAGAATTATTCTCCACAACTACCCTATAGGAAACCCTATATCCGCTTTTAATGCAGGTGCAGTGTATTTACAGGAGATTGATGCTCTCAAACTATATGTAAGGATCATACTTGGCTACTACATGTATGTAAGCTATATAGCCGAATTAACTGTTCCTCTAGACGATGTATTTGACGGCTATATCAACACAAACCGCTACACTGGAGATATAGTCATATATCCATCAACAAAATATGATGTATGGGGTACCGAAGACCCCAGAGTATATGAGCTTGATGGACAATTATTCATGACATATACAGGTAGATCGATAAATTACTTTAATCCAAGAGTATATAAAAATAGAACATTACCTGTAACAGCTGTTTACAACAAAGAATTAAAGACATGGGTAAAGAAATACGTCTTTGTTCTATCAGAAGAAAAATTCCCAGAAACAATAAGTAACAAAGACGCCTTCCTACACAAAACAGGCAACGGGGAATTCTATCTTTTCCATAGACCACACTTCTCCGACGACGAATTCTTTCTCTTTATCAGTAAGATCGATAAGGATGAACTTACACACGATGGTGCTGGAATAAAAGAAGTCAAAATAGAGAGTGCCATAGAAGTTCTGGAGCCTTCGCCTTTCGAGAGTAAATTAGGATGGGCTTCTCCCCCAATAAATATAGATAAAGACCGTGCTATAGTATTCGTCCATGCCGTTGACAGCGATCTTGTTGTCTATAGAGTATTCGCATTATTGCTCAGACTTTCCAAAGAAGAAGTAGTTATAGAAGCCGTTACACCAAGGTATATCATGGAGCCACGTCATCCTTACGAATTAGTTGGAGATAGACCACTAACAATCTTCCCATGCGGATCAGTGAAAATAGATGAAAACACAATTGTAATGACCTATGGAGCTGGAGACTTTATGGTAGGAATAGCGCTAATTTCACTCAACGAAGTCCTTAGTGAGCTCGATAACGGTAGAATATACTAG
- a CDS encoding zinc-dependent alcohol dehydrogenase family protein, which yields MKAAVLYKPAPIESDPLVYTDVEKPEPKEDEVLLRVKCCGVCRTDLHIIENELKPVKLPLIPGHQVIGVVEEVGENVTTVKKGDRVGVPWLYWACGKCKYCRQGLENLCDKALFTGYSVDGGYAEYMVAKEGFVHPIPPEYDDYHAAPLLCGGAIGYRALKLTGLLEKGGKLGLYGFGSSAHMIIQIALNKGLEVYVFTRSKERQEHALELGAKWAGTPVDRSPEKLDAAIIFAPAGWVVKEALKNLDKGGRLVLGGIYMTPIERLEYELLWLEREIKSVANVTRSDVREFLQEAAKAKVKTTINLYPLKDANKALQDLKHGEIKGSAVLKIQ from the coding sequence TTGAAAGCTGCTGTACTATACAAACCTGCGCCAATTGAGTCAGATCCTCTTGTTTATACTGATGTCGAAAAGCCTGAGCCTAAAGAAGACGAGGTTCTTTTAAGAGTAAAATGCTGTGGCGTTTGTCGTACAGATCTCCACATTATCGAGAACGAACTTAAACCAGTTAAGTTACCCTTGATACCAGGTCATCAGGTTATAGGTGTTGTGGAAGAGGTTGGTGAGAACGTTACCACAGTGAAAAAAGGCGATAGAGTAGGTGTACCATGGCTTTACTGGGCTTGTGGTAAGTGTAAGTATTGTAGACAAGGACTCGAGAATCTCTGCGATAAAGCATTATTTACAGGATATAGTGTAGATGGGGGCTATGCTGAATACATGGTTGCCAAGGAGGGGTTTGTTCACCCAATACCTCCTGAATATGATGATTATCATGCTGCCCCGCTTTTATGTGGAGGAGCAATAGGATATCGTGCATTAAAACTAACAGGACTATTAGAGAAAGGAGGTAAACTAGGACTATACGGGTTTGGCTCATCAGCCCACATGATCATACAAATAGCGCTAAATAAAGGTCTCGAAGTCTATGTCTTCACGAGATCCAAAGAAAGACAAGAACACGCACTTGAACTAGGGGCTAAATGGGCTGGAACACCTGTTGATAGATCGCCTGAGAAACTTGATGCCGCAATAATCTTTGCCCCCGCAGGTTGGGTGGTAAAAGAAGCATTAAAGAATCTTGATAAGGGTGGACGACTTGTTTTAGGAGGAATATACATGACTCCCATAGAGAGGCTAGAATATGAGCTTCTATGGCTTGAAAGAGAAATAAAGAGTGTAGCTAATGTTACGAGAAGTGATGTAAGAGAGTTCCTTCAAGAGGCTGCAAAAGCAAAAGTTAAAACAACAATAAACTTATACCCGCTTAAGGACGCAAATAAGGCTTTGCAAGACCTTAAACACGGTGAAATAAAAGGATCAGCTGTACTCAAAATACAATAA
- a CDS encoding glycosyltransferase family 4 protein codes for MMHGEVMVMKIAIMGRWNATCGVSLHAELIGRKLIELGHKIVVFAPTLSSADKDWHHRHIDVEDEPWVHRVFEETDEYSYPFGGKINAVEIFKEDFDVFIVEAYNRFPVEEFKKIAKRIRKRAPLILITHLGYIRDTEPLMEIEWDAIVVFDKRFIDEIIKFFGEKIVRKTVIIPYPYAIINDVLPRRPDFAKGKILFITYGRQPIVEYLDYIRVLRKLKKKYDFVYWIIRSDGKIPFNEKWIIQTVMRPDIRTIYSLVMGADIHLLPKGETRAVVLSSTLNQILYAGTPTVVPDTRYFEYIQVNGDGIGPVVKYPLGNTIDLYEKIVALIENDELREYVSREAKKLALKYSDEVVAKMFIELFNVVLEKPASIPSIFYRYRAH; via the coding sequence ATGATGCACGGGGAGGTGATGGTCATGAAAATCGCGATAATGGGTAGGTGGAACGCGACATGTGGTGTAAGTTTGCATGCTGAACTTATTGGTAGAAAGCTTATTGAGCTAGGTCATAAGATCGTAGTATTTGCACCAACATTATCATCTGCAGACAAGGATTGGCATCATCGTCACATCGATGTTGAAGATGAGCCCTGGGTTCATAGAGTGTTTGAAGAAACCGATGAGTACAGTTATCCTTTTGGAGGGAAGATAAATGCTGTAGAGATCTTTAAGGAGGATTTTGATGTATTTATTGTCGAAGCTTATAACAGATTTCCTGTAGAAGAATTCAAAAAGATTGCAAAAAGAATTAGAAAAAGAGCCCCATTAATACTGATTACGCATCTAGGATATATAAGAGATACAGAGCCATTAATGGAAATTGAATGGGATGCTATAGTAGTTTTCGACAAGAGATTTATAGATGAAATAATAAAGTTCTTTGGAGAAAAAATTGTTAGAAAAACTGTGATTATACCTTATCCATACGCCATAATTAATGACGTATTACCTCGAAGACCGGATTTTGCTAAAGGAAAGATTTTATTCATAACATATGGTAGACAACCTATTGTCGAATACTTGGATTACATTAGAGTTCTTAGAAAACTTAAGAAGAAATACGATTTCGTGTACTGGATCATAAGAAGTGATGGAAAAATACCTTTCAATGAGAAATGGATTATTCAAACAGTTATGAGACCGGATATAAGGACTATATACAGTCTTGTAATGGGTGCAGATATCCATCTGCTACCAAAAGGAGAAACACGTGCAGTAGTGTTATCTTCAACACTAAATCAGATATTATATGCGGGTACACCAACTGTTGTTCCTGATACACGATATTTTGAATACATACAAGTTAATGGTGATGGTATAGGACCTGTTGTAAAATATCCTTTAGGTAATACTATAGACTTATATGAGAAGATAGTTGCACTAATCGAGAACGATGAATTAAGGGAATATGTTAGTAGGGAGGCTAAAAAACTTGCATTGAAATATAGTGATGAGGTTGTAGCAAAAATGTTCATAGAGCTCTTCAACGTGGTTCTCGAGAAACCGGCTAGTATTCCTAGTATATTCTACCGTTATCGAGCTCACTAA
- the trxB gene encoding thioredoxin-disulfide reductase, which translates to MKFKLTPLRTPIESRESEKYDVVIVGGGPAGLTAALYSARYGLKTVVITKLIGGLVTEATVIDDYIGLPEISGQDLVNKFVAHVRKYNVPIIIDEVANVSKQNDLWCVETRMGRKYCGYAVILAIGSEKRKLGVPGEKELVGRGVSYCATCDGPLFKGKTVAVVGGGNSALISALYLAELASKVYLIHRRSEFRAFPVYVEKAKSNPRIEFLLNSIVTEIIGENKVEAIKIKNTISGEEKILKVDGIFIEIGLQPPTDFFRKIGIEVDENGFAKVKPDMSTNLPGIYVAGDAAGGECKYRFEQIITAAADGAKAADAAFKYITKIKQKQ; encoded by the coding sequence ATGAAATTCAAGCTAACACCATTAAGAACTCCAATAGAATCCAGGGAATCAGAGAAGTATGATGTCGTAATTGTTGGCGGTGGACCAGCTGGTTTAACAGCCGCTCTTTACTCTGCACGTTACGGACTAAAAACTGTTGTTATAACGAAACTTATTGGCGGTTTAGTTACAGAAGCTACAGTTATAGACGACTACATAGGTTTACCCGAGATCTCTGGGCAAGATCTAGTCAACAAATTTGTTGCCCACGTGAGAAAATATAATGTACCAATAATCATCGACGAAGTTGCGAATGTTAGTAAACAGAACGATCTATGGTGCGTTGAAACACGTATGGGAAGAAAATACTGTGGATACGCAGTAATACTAGCTATTGGAAGCGAGAAACGTAAACTTGGTGTTCCGGGTGAAAAGGAACTTGTTGGAAGAGGAGTTTCATATTGTGCTACATGCGATGGACCCTTATTCAAAGGAAAAACTGTTGCTGTAGTTGGCGGCGGAAACTCAGCATTAATTTCAGCCCTATATCTAGCTGAGCTAGCCTCAAAAGTATATTTAATTCATAGAAGAAGCGAGTTCAGAGCTTTCCCTGTGTATGTAGAGAAAGCAAAATCAAATCCTAGAATAGAATTCCTTCTAAACAGCATTGTTACAGAGATCATTGGTGAGAATAAGGTGGAAGCAATAAAGATCAAGAATACTATCTCGGGCGAAGAAAAAATACTCAAAGTCGACGGCATATTCATTGAAATAGGACTTCAACCACCCACTGACTTCTTTAGAAAAATCGGAATCGAAGTTGATGAAAATGGTTTCGCAAAAGTAAAACCGGATATGAGCACAAATCTTCCAGGAATATACGTAGCAGGCGATGCAGCAGGAGGAGAATGTAAGTACAGATTTGAGCAAATTATAACAGCCGCAGCCGATGGAGCAAAAGCAGCTGATGCTGCATTCAAATACATCACAAAAATAAAACAAAAACAATAA
- a CDS encoding class I SAM-dependent methyltransferase: protein MSHHYFSRKPGSPGKKYLLSLHIRGLTLEFITYSSLFSGKEIDKGTKLLLEYIKIPQEGVVLDMGCGYGVIGIVLAKINPKLKVYMVDINPLAVKTAKQNAKINNVENNVVILHGDLYEPVKGMMFDAIYSNPPLSAGKNVVEKIIVEGKNHLKENGFMQLVLAKGGDYYAEIARKKYSRIEIVRKQGYTILTAYMK, encoded by the coding sequence ATTAGTCACCATTACTTTTCTAGAAAACCCGGAAGCCCTGGTAAGAAGTACCTGTTGTCATTACACATACGTGGACTTACACTCGAATTCATAACTTATTCAAGCTTGTTTTCAGGGAAAGAAATAGATAAAGGAACAAAGCTTCTACTGGAATACATCAAGATCCCCCAAGAAGGCGTTGTGCTTGACATGGGTTGTGGATACGGGGTCATAGGTATTGTTTTAGCTAAAATTAATCCAAAACTAAAAGTATACATGGTCGACATAAATCCTCTGGCAGTAAAAACAGCGAAACAGAATGCTAAGATCAATAATGTCGAAAACAATGTTGTAATTCTTCATGGAGATCTATATGAACCTGTTAAAGGAATGATGTTCGATGCTATATACTCTAACCCACCATTGTCTGCAGGGAAAAACGTGGTCGAAAAAATTATTGTTGAAGGCAAGAACCACCTAAAAGAAAATGGTTTCATGCAACTGGTTCTGGCAAAAGGAGGCGACTATTACGCAGAAATAGCTAGAAAGAAGTATTCAAGAATTGAAATAGTGAGGAAACAAGGGTACACTATCCTAACAGCATACATGAAATAA
- a CDS encoding nucleotidyltransferase family protein, translating into MMVAILVGGFGKRLRPYTEEVPKPLVPVAGKPILEWQILWLKKYGFDEFVLLVGYRKEKIIEYIGSGSRLGVKVTYVVEDEPLGTGGALKNAEHILSREDVFIALNGDIVTNLNPLKLVETVKKAGYAAVLAAIPLPSPYGVLEIRGDRIVGFHEKPKLSDYWINAGVYAMTPEVFKYLPEKGDIERTAFPKMAEAGKLGAVKYTEIFWKSIDTHKDLEEASREIQKLGEL; encoded by the coding sequence ATGATGGTAGCTATTCTGGTTGGAGGATTCGGGAAAAGATTAAGACCGTATACTGAAGAGGTCCCTAAACCGCTTGTCCCTGTGGCGGGTAAGCCTATTCTTGAATGGCAGATTTTATGGTTAAAAAAGTATGGATTTGATGAATTTGTGTTGCTTGTCGGTTATAGAAAAGAAAAGATTATTGAGTATATAGGAAGCGGGTCTAGGCTCGGTGTAAAAGTTACTTATGTTGTTGAAGATGAACCTCTTGGTACAGGTGGTGCGTTGAAAAACGCTGAACATATACTATCAAGAGAGGATGTATTCATAGCACTTAATGGAGATATAGTAACTAATCTTAACCCGCTAAAACTTGTTGAGACAGTGAAAAAAGCTGGATATGCTGCTGTACTAGCGGCAATACCCTTGCCTAGTCCCTATGGTGTTTTAGAAATAAGAGGAGATCGTATAGTAGGTTTTCATGAAAAACCAAAACTTTCTGACTACTGGATTAATGCAGGAGTATACGCGATGACGCCTGAGGTCTTCAAGTATTTGCCTGAAAAAGGAGATATAGAGAGGACGGCGTTTCCAAAAATGGCTGAAGCAGGTAAGTTAGGAGCGGTAAAGTATACAGAAATATTCTGGAAGAGTATAGATACACATAAAGATCTTGAAGAAGCCAGTAGGGAGATACAGAAACTTGGTGAGCTATAA